Genomic DNA from Panthera leo isolate Ple1 chromosome A1, P.leo_Ple1_pat1.1, whole genome shotgun sequence:
AAATTAAGTCTAATTAATGTCAGAAACATACCAGCATTCTACTTCTACCACTGCATTAAGAGTCCGTTTGTTCTAGGCAGCATTTCACAGGAATGAATAGTGCATGTAAGagagctttttcatttttagactGTTGTTTATATTCACATGTACATTCTCAAAATTCCTTTCAGAATTGAACACCAAATGCTTGTGTTCATAATAAATACCCAGatgccaaaataaaatttttccataaaaagatgaggtgttttccctttttttatgtaatttatttgaaATGGAAGAATCTGGAGGTGTGTGAAAACCACAGTTTCCTGAGAATTTTCCATGGCAAATGTTGTGTCAGTGTTAAATAAGGAAAGCTGTGGTTCCTTCACACATCCTCTAATATTGTGAAGGCTTTTTTCATGCAGGTGTAAAAACTGTTCATAGAGAATACGTAGCATTTTAAGCTTCACAATAAATGAGTTCATTTAAATTTAAGGTATATGACTGAATTTCTTCTATAAACCACCATAACATTTTTCATCTCTCCAAGGAGGTTTATCACATTCACTTATTTTGTACATTATTGTCTTAACCTTTGAAATTAGGGCAAGATTGTGAGCCTCGGAAGAGGATGTTTGTGTCCTTAATGTGTAAGTCCGTGCTTTCACATATTGAGGcatgtttatataaatgtaagtatCAGTAAATATAAAGAGGGAAAACGTAAGTGAGGCAGAAAGGTGACCAGTAACAAAATAAGGAGGGGTAAAGGATTTGAAGGGTCTCATGGCAGCTTCTGCCCTGCTTGTTCTTGTGAGCTCTTACACCTCCCCCAGTGTCCTCAGCAGAATGGAGACCTGGCGGCTTGCAGCGGAGACCCAGGGCACTGCCAGCGCCACGAACCTGCACCCACTCAGTTCACAAGCCTCTTTGTTCATAATTATGTTTGATTCCTTTCCAGAAAGCTTGGAGGGGGCTTGAAGGGGagtcacagaatgagagaaaagtgATCTCACATACTTTAGAAGAAAACTGATAGAGAATACTAGACTGAGTTCAGAAACTGGACTGTGAGTTTAGCTTCTTCCCAACTTGCTGGGTAATCTTGAAATCAAGTCAGGACTGTTTAGTCTAATTATTGGGTAAAATCATTGGTCTGTATTCCCTTTACCTCTTGTTAAAATTTGAATTCAAAAACATTGAATGAATTCAAATTGCTGTATtaagaataaacttcaaaagaagtttaaaatgttaaatttggcATTGTTTCcttagaaataaagtttatttaaatggtTGTTTTCGCTTATAAAAGGTGATATTTTTAActaagacttttttaaaatcaaatattttaagaaatacatgtgTCACATTTTTTATTGGTCTAACTGAAATCCTTAGTATTGATAAAGCATGTAAGTATGTATATGCCATTAACAGTTTTTCGGTTTGCCCTTTTTCCCAGTTAGAATTCTACTCCCCAAATCATAAGCTACTCAGATTTGCAAATTAGTAACAGACCATCAAGAACAGatctaaattaattaaaaacaactggCAACTAAATGTAAGGAAGTTTGAAGGACTAGATGTACCTTAAGGAGATCTGTACAATGCATTCTTTTTACAAAGATTGCTGGTCAGCAAAGGGAAGAAGCTTAAATTTCTAGGAGTTTCTGCATTCTGGCTACTGTTGATTTGCCATTAGTTGCATGGCTTTAGACAGGGCACTATCTCTggctctgctttttttttgttttgttttgtttgtgtttgtttgttgtgttttttcatttctctaataaACTCTTCCAGATCAAACATTCTGGTAATGCATTTTCAACCCCTTCCAAAGTCCTTTTTGTGTCAGATCTAAAAATGACAGGGCTGATCCTCTCAGTGTTCAATTTCATTTtgccagaaaaatgaaatgttttgtgcACCTTCACATACTCACCAAGATTTTCATGAAATTTCTACACTGTATTATCTCTTGATGTTTAAGTATTCTTAAATAGCTTTGACATTTTTTCAGATTTCAGTAGAACAGGAGTACTTTGTTCTCTAAGATATTTGGTGGTGGTGTTAAGTAGCTGACCTTATCAAAATTTCCAGTTTATAAAAATTAGAAGTAATAAGGACATGTTGAAATGTATATTTGCAGATATCATAGTGCACAAAGTAGGTTTGTCACATTAACTACAAGACAGTGTTATTGTTAAATAGATTTACAGCTAAATGAATGAGAATTTGAggaactatttcttttctttttgtctacaGATGCTGATATAGTAACTTTAAATactttggtaaattttttttttattttttgtttctagttttattgagatataattgacatatagcaaacattgtgtaagtttaagttcTACAATTGATggtttgatacacatatatattgtgaaagaTCACCATAATAAGGTtaattaattaacacatctattaccttatataattaaatttttttgtgtggtgaaaacatttaagatttactctttcagAAACTTGCAAGTATATAATAAAGTATAGTTATGTATAATCACCTGGTGAGTATTGGATCTCTAGATGTTCATCTTttaactggaggtttgtaccctttgaccgaAGTCTCCCCCTCCACCACTTTTCCTGCACCACTAACACCAGTCTCTGGCAACCAACAATCTGGTCTTGTCTCTGTGAGTTTgggtatttttaaattccacctatAAGTCCTactatgcagtatttgtctttctctgtctgatttatttcactcattgTAATGCCAAccaggttcatccacattgttgcaaatggaagaactttcttctttctcatggctaaataatattcagttgtgtatatatatgtgtatatatatatgtatatacttacatatatatgtatatagacaccacattttctttattcactccATTTATCAGTGGACTCCTGGTTGTTCCCATGTCTTGTCTATCATGAATAATACTTCATTGAACACAGCATCTCTCTGAGATAACTGACttcatttgcttctatttttaatttgtttaggaGCCTCCTCTGTTTTCCCTAGTGTCTGTACTAGTtttattctcaccagcagtgtgccagggttcccttttctcctcatgctcaccaacacttgttagctcttttgtttttgatactagccattctgacaggtatgagatgatcTCTCATCGGGGTTTTgggtgatttgcatttccccagagattagtaatgttgagcttcctctcatgtacctgttggccatttcttacttggaaaagtatctgttcaagtcctctgcccatttttaaatcagattttatttttatttggttttatttatttgctgttgagttgtataagttccttccatattttggattttagctCCTCATCTGagatatggtttgcaaatattttctcccattctgtagattgcctttaCACTTGGTTGACTGTTTTTTATGTTTCGCAGCCAGTTTGTAGTTTGATCTTACCccactagtttatttttgcttttggtgcttGTGCCGTTGGTATCACATCCAAAAAAAGTTATTGCCACAACCAGtgtcatggaatttttttccctacgtgttcttctaggagttttacagtttcactTCTCACATTTCATTCTTCTTAGTCCagtttaagttaatttttgtgagtggtaagATATGGGTCtcgtttcattctttggcatatgaatatccagtttttctaatactgtttatttaaaagactgtcttttctcctatCATGTATTCTTGACTCCCTCATCAAATAGCAGTTTACTGTAcatgcaaatgtttatttctgggttctcctttctattccattagtctatgggtctatttttattttaataccatactattttattACTAAAAGTTGGTACTATAGTCTGAGATTAGGAAgcataatgcctccagctttgttcttctttctcaagattgctctggctattcggggtcttttgtggtttcatacaaattgtaggatttttttttatttctatgaaaaatgccattggcatttttatagggattgcattgaatttataggtAGTTTTGGAACTAcggatattttaacaatactaattttTCCAATCTATAATTACAGATACCTTTACAATTATTTGCAACCTCTTTGATTCGTGTTATTAAAGTCTTACCAAGTTTTAAGTGTaaagatctttcacttcctttgttgtatttattcctaagtattttatcattttttatgatactgtaaataggattgttttctttattttccttttagctATTTCATAGAAAAGCAACTGATTCTTGTACATTGCCTGTTTAAGTCCTTCAAACACAGTTGACTTCAAACTGCCATCATCTTGCACATACTAATGTGCTCATAAGTTTGTattactaagggaaaaaaaagctttatattgGTCCATTAACAATGaagagtaaatttaaaataaagacatttgagGCTGACAGCTCTACGTGACACCCTAGTGAAATGTATTCACTTGTTTTATGAGATGTTTATCGAATCCAGCCTGTTACCAGTTACCGATCCAAGCACTATGTCTGTAGCAATGAGGAAAACAAAGCCCCTGCCTCACAGATTGGAAAATACCTTCACTGACATGCAGTGCTAAGTGATGTGAAGTAAATAAAGAATTATGGCAAGTGTTGTGTTAGTTCAGATAACATTTGAGCAGATATATGAATAATACGAGATGATCAGCCATGTATATATTTGGGAGTATACCATTCCAGGTAGAGAAGAGCTTATAATGGAATAGCCTAAGCATCAGAAGGCAGTAAAGCTTGAAGAAGAAGAGATAAGGACATACCATCATCTGGTTACCTTTTAAAAACTCACTGTGATGCTATATGGAAAATCAGGTGTAGGGGAGCAAGTGACCAGGTTTGAGGATATTTCGTTGGTGCTGCAGGTGAGAGGTGTCAGTGAATTGGTCAAAAGTCTTAACAGCAGAAGTGGTGAGAAGTGACTGGCCCTGAATCTATTTTGCATTTGGAACTATAGGATTTGCTAAAGGAATAATTGTGAGCcgtgaaggaaggagaaatgtgaTAGAAGAATTCTTAAAGTTTTAGTTCTGAACAACCAGCAAAATTGAAATTACATACAGTAAGATAGGAAAGACTGAAGAAGTAGCTTTGGGAAGGATATCAAAGAATTCTCTTTTAATATGTCAAGCAGGAGGTTCATACAGGAGCCTCAATCTCAAGTTAGAGTAGCAGTTAGAAATTTGGAAGTTGTCAGCCTACAGATGATATTCAAAGAAATTATCCCAAATCATTGGTTTTtctaaattcataaatatattaactATTATATATAATCAGCTTCCATTCAGGCATCATCAAGTTTATGAAGTGTTGGCTATCAGCCAAGCACTGGTAGAACATTCTGAGAGTACAGTAGAGATATTCAGACATtcaaaatacagatatttaacaTCAGATAATTTCTATATCTCTGTTAACTGGAATTTCAAACATTACAATATTTTGAATCACCCAGCTTAGTACTAATATGTTATTTGGTTCTTTCATATTGATTTAGTCTATTTTTAACTAGATTTTTAAGCTCTTTGAAAGCaggagctcccccccccccccccccaatcacaCAGGATGCCTACCACAGTTCTGGAAATATACTAAGACCACAAAGAATATTTGTTAATGGATgacatgataatttttttaagtttatttgttttgagaaagagagtatgagtggaggaggggcagagagagagagaatcccaaacaggctctgcactgacagcacagagcctaaccctgggctcgatctcacagaccatgagatcatgacctgagccaaaagcaagagtctgctgcttaaccagctgagccaccaaggtgttcCTGATTAGATGATTTAATTGTTCAGGGCAGTATTATTTTTGTCACCatgagctttattttttcttcatcatgGATTATACAAGTGATTTATCTAATGAGAATACTGACAAATTCCTGTTACCTAGCTCttcgttttaaaaaaaattacgatagattttcttttattcacttcTTAATAGTACTATCTGGCTTTTATTCCCatgtttattatttcaatttgcaGCCTGATTCTACTGCAACTGAAAGAGCAATTGCTAGACTAGCAGTGCATCCTCTTCTGACGAAAAAAATAGATGTGCTAAAAGGTATGAATTAAATGACTTTTAAGCCATGTACCTAAATGCACTTGGGTATATGATTCTGAATAAATGgctattgatttatttattctatgggttttttttttttcattttgaggacCTTTTATAAATatctccttcaaatatttttaaatgtggtaagGTGCCTGATAATATGGAAGTTATCTGATgtctaatgaaaaattaaatctgtattttttcctaaattctaatatataaatatgtatgtatttatatatataacatatattcatGGTAAATTTGAATACAATTGGTTTGCTAAATATTAATGTAATTCATAATATTACTTTTGATGTGGCCACGTACTcacataattttcattattataaaatgcgttgaaagaattaaatgttgTCACAGAttagaagatatttatttttatgtttgaaagcACAATTTATAATGTGCCACAATCATATCAACACAATTTTGCTAAAGAAATTGAAgtggccattttatttttcttatttgtattcaGTGAAGTTTCCACTATTTTTCATAACTCCAAGGCCTGAAAGGATGGTTaattttagagttttaaattGAATACCTCTGAGCATTTCTTCTCAGTTTGGTTTTTAAAGTCACTAGAGTTCTTCTGTGGGTTCAGatctatcatatatatttaatgtaattgcaGTTCTCCTCTTAAGTATATCCAAATAGTTGAAGAAATACTGTACTGAAACAGTTAtgttttattatctgttttaatGCTGAAACAAGTCATGTGCTATTTCTTTTGCAGCTGCTGTCAAAGCTTTTAAAGATGCAAGACAAAATGTTGTTGAAATTAACTCATCAAAGAATGCTTCAGTAGAAAATCATTCCAAGGACACTTTGTGTTCAAATGATGATGCCAGTAAGTTACAGCATGAAGGAACTATTGTCAGtgagcaaaaagagaaagaagccaaaatattggcaaagaaaccaagaaattcaaaagaaaaaataaccaagATGGAACATGGACCCAATGCTGTAGACATTCCAGATTCTCCATCAAAGCCTTCTGAAAGGGATTCTGTAGTTCCGTCTGAACCGCGGAAGACACCTGCTgacccaaaaatgaaaacaataagtaaaactaaaaaaaggaaagggtcCGATAGCTCCCTTGGTGATAATAGTGATGGAGAAGAattacaggaagaagaaaaggagtatTTTGATGATAGCACAGAAGAAAGGTTTTACAAACAGTCTTCAATGTCTGAGGATAGTGACAGTGGTGATGACTTCTTCATTGGGAAAGTCAGACGGACACGAAAGAAGGAAAGTAGTTGCCATTCTTCAGTTAAGGAacaaaacccccccaaaaaagtgttACCTGAAGAAGATCTACTTGAAACCCATCAGAatataagaaaagacaaaaacccgCCAAGTACAGAATCAAGGAAGTTTGAGTCagtgtttttccattctttatcTGGATCTAAAATCTCCAGAAGGTAAGAGTATTTTTTCTATcctaaaataattattagttcttaatttttttaaagataagaaatatcTGCACATCCTAACTACGACAGAATCTCTCCCATACATACATGTAGTTTATAGAACACATCCTTTGTTTAGACTTGGCCCTTTTGAATGTTATATTCGGATCATATTTACAAATACACATatgggagggtgcctgggtgactcagttggctgagcatctgactcactttcaactcaggtcatgatatcacacatggttctgggttcaagccccatgttgggctctgcgctgactggagcctgcttgagattctctgtctctttgcctctctctgccctgcttgtcctctctctctcaagataaataaataaactttaaaaaaaagggggacatcttaaaataaaaattttaaaaatacctaaatgGCAGTGCCACATTTATCCTGTAGCCAGGTAATTTGTCCAGCTAATTTAAGTTTATCCCTTAGATGACCAAAGTCTTCAAACTTTGAATTTGCTTTTGATGAAAACCTTTTGAAAACGTCTCACATATCTTACTCTTTAAATAGAACTTTCTGAAAAGAACAGtgggctttggggcacctgggtggctcattcggttaagcatccgacttcggctcagatcatgatctcacagtttgtgggtcgagccccgtgtcgggctctgggctgacagctcagagcctggaggctctttccgattctgtgtctccctctctctctgcccctcccctgttcacgctctgtctctgtctcaaaaataaataaacattaaaaaaaaaagaaaaaaaaaaaagaaaaaaaaaaagaacagtgggCTTTGTTTTTGACAACCCAGAGccatcattattttaaacatcAGTCTTTTTCTTATGAAATGTTTGCTCTCACTGAGCTTCTCCGGACTCCTATGTATTTGGTAATGTTGCTGCCTCTGTCCCTGCTATTCACCACCACTTTCCACAGC
This window encodes:
- the SRFBP1 gene encoding serum response factor-binding protein 1, with product MAQQGSLNLNNEVVKMRKDVKRIRVLVIRKLVRSVGRLKSKKGTEDALLKNQRRAQRLLEEIHAMKELKPDIVTKSALGDDINFEKICKKPDSTATERAIARLAVHPLLTKKIDVLKAAVKAFKDARQNVVEINSSKNASVENHSKDTLCSNDDASKLQHEGTIVSEQKEKEAKILAKKPRNSKEKITKMEHGPNAVDIPDSPSKPSERDSVVPSEPRKTPADPKMKTISKTKKRKGSDSSLGDNSDGEELQEEEKEYFDDSTEERFYKQSSMSEDSDSGDDFFIGKVRRTRKKESSCHSSVKEQNPPKKVLPEEDLLETHQNIRKDKNPPSTESRKFESVFFHSLSGSKISRREQAPKSKTPGFRQSELQLKNPFNKSAQRGLENTKQQSQLPLHPSWEASRRRKEQQSKIAVFQGKKITFDD